Below is a genomic region from Triticum dicoccoides isolate Atlit2015 ecotype Zavitan chromosome 5A, WEW_v2.0, whole genome shotgun sequence.
GCTGGGGCAGTCGTTGCAACGGGGGCACCTCCTGCTGGAGGACCGTGGCGACGGCGGCATGTACGCTCACCCAATTGCGCCGTTGAGGAATGGTGTGGGCTTGGGGAAGCTGCTGCTCAAGATAGGCAGGGAGGAGGAGCCGGCCATGGCCAAGAGCTCGTCGAGCAGCCAGCACGCTGACAGGACTCCCGGGTTGTTCAGCGCGGTCCCGTTCAGCCAGGAGCCGTCGGCCCGAGTAAGACGAGCGCCACACGAACCAGACAATGCAAGAACGTTTTGCTATGCCCCGACGGTGTCTCCTGCTCCCTTGGCACACTACTTCGGCAAGCTCTGACTGAGGCTTGCACAAACTACAATCAAGGCAGAAACCAGTGGCTTAATTATTGTATATATTTCTCTTTGATTTATGTCATTATCCCTTGATCCATCTTAACTAATGAGTTTGATTCTGGAAACCACCACTTAAATACTCCAAGCAACAACAAGATAATGCAATTCTTACAATTATCCCTCGACACATCTGAGCAACAGAAAGATAATGCAATTCTTACAATTACCATCACTCCAGAAATTCTACTATAGTAGCCCTAAGCAACACAGTAACACCAACCACAGGCACGCGTTCAACAGGTTTGGCATGATTTTGTTGGCCAAACAAATTGGATATTAAGCTGCACATCAATTGAACAAAGGAACTGCTAAGACTATAACACATCAATCCTGAGAGCGTCCATCAGAAATTTCCAGGGTGCAAGCAATGAATAGCTCCAGCCGATACTACTTCCCTTAATCTACTACATGCTTCAAGGAGAAAGGGGACACTTCTGCTTCAGATGTGTGACCTTCTCCAGCCGCTTCATATCACATCTACTCACTCAGGTTGCATCCGCGGATGTAAGGGTGGTCGTACTTTATATACCTTGTCCAGTATGGTCGGTACTTGGTCATTGCCAGCTCCAGCCATGGCTTCATGTTCCCATTGTAGTGAGCGACAGCAGCATTGTCTATCTCTGAGCGGTCGATGCTTGGGTTGTATCCTAGTCCAAGGACATGCCACGATTTATCCAGGGGATGCGTCAGCTTGTAGAACGTCATGAGCCCAGGTGGAAGTGTCCCGAGCTTCCAAAGAACCCTGTCTTCATTCTAACAGAAGAAAACGGTAGGATAATGTGAGATATGATGCATTTGAACAATGATATGAAATCCTACGGTGATGTTACTAATCTCACCATGGTTTGCCACTTGTGGTAGATCCCGGTAATATCTTTGTTCTTCCACTGCTTGAGATCAAAGATGTTCATCCCATAAGCCCAACCACAAGCATTAGGGTCAAAGTTCCGAGCAATGTGTGGATTTGAGAAGTTAAGATACTTGTCAAAACGGTGGAAACTCTCTCCACAGGTAAACACTGCACCATTAACCATTCCGTTTAGATCAACATCCCACAATCCTGTCAAATCTTTCTGCACAACTATGTCATCATCGAGGAAAAGTATCTTATCCAACTTTGGATAGATCTCCGGGAGATAAAATCTCAAGTGGTTCAGCATGGAAAGGTACTTGGGGTTACGGTACTTTAGGTTTGAAGAACCTGCTGAAAGAGTGGTGGGACGATCAGCCTTGAAATAAAACTCTTTCATGGCAGCAGACTCCAGTTGACGTAAAACAGGACAGTACGATGAGTTCAACCACTTAAACTCATCCACATTCTCAACATGGATAGTGGCCTTGCCAGGTGGGTTCAGCAAAAACCACATGTTCATGGCTCCAAAGTTCAACTTATCAGTCACAAGATGGAAAACATGTTTCTCAGGCTCCTGAAAAAGTCATATCGACCATTATCGTTAGAAACAGCTATCATACAAGAGTGCATTGATAGGAGAATCTTGAAAATTACCTTGGCATTCATGATGGTTGAGTTTACAACAACAGAGGCAGCCAAGACATTGTCCGAGAAAAGTGCATAGTGGTAGAGCTCTGGATTTTCCAAGTTTTCACTCCTCGGGAACTTCCGTTTCTCCACAGGAAGGAGATAGTAATCTATTGTTAAGCGCATAGACAAGCAGTGAATGCTGTTTGGAATCGTCTTTGCAGCCAACTGGCTGAGAAATGtgctctgcttcttcaagctcctgacCTGTTCATCTGCTGACTGAAGCATTGCCCTTAGTCTCTGACTTATCACCTTGCAATCATACAATTCTTCTCTGGCCTTGGTTAAAACTTGACCCATCGCTCTCATTCTATCAGGTGCACTGTAAAGTAGCATATTTGTGAAAAGAGAGGAACAAGGTAACTGAGTAAGAAATAAGCAATAATACTTTCGACACAGCACACCTGCGATGAAGGTCAGCATCTGCAGTAGCCTCTCCTACGGCCCGATGGCTTTCCTTGATTCGGCTCTGCAGTTCTTGATAAAGACCATGCTTGTTCTTTGATTTTGCAAGCACAGAGTAAACACGAGCCATAATAATTTGGTCCCTCATCAACCTGACTGTTGAATCTGAGTTCTCATTCTCATTCTCTTTTCTCCATATGCTGTATTTCCCAAGGACAGCAGAATCTACAACCTTCGATCGCTCAATAGCCGCATTCTCCAGCTTAACAAGCGCTTCATCATCTTTCCGTACCAAATCCATTGCCCTCTTTTCCCGCCTTATCTCCCGTAGTTTCTGTATCAACCAAATAGTACCAAGACGTCATATGAAAGATTTATATCAAGTTATCAACAGAGACAAGAATGTATTAACATAGTATATACCAGTTACTTACCCTTCGAGCTATTTTTGCTGCTGTATCAACTTGATGTCCATCTGCATGGACAATAACTTTATTATCTACTACCTAGTCAAATTATGTAAATGAATAACTTGGAGAAGAAAAAACAATTATATCTATACCTGAACCATCCTTGGGTGCTTTATATATTAGAGGTACATGTTCTGCAGAACTGTTTTGAGTTTTTGCCTTGTCGTCAACAACCAAATTAGTATTCATCTTGTGATCAACTAGATCATCAGTTTTCCAAGAAGGAGAGGGATGATCCCTAAAGAAGTCAAGATTCAGAGTGCCTGTTTCTTGTTGACTAGCAGCTATAGCATCGATTACCTGAAGATCAATAAATTGGATGACTATAAGTACAGAGGAATTGAAGAAACTTGAGGTTTCATATGTTGAACAGCATAACAGTTCGAACAAGATAGTCTAAACTAAGTACAGCCTCATAAAACAGAAATATAGAATTGAAAGATGGGCATGTACACTACTAACTGCAAGATGTTCTGACCTCCTTAGACAAAACAGATTTCAGATTGTTTGTTGCCAGTTGCTCTTGCGAATCTGTTTCCTGCAAGACAGGCTTCAATGTGAGACGAATCGTAGAAAGTAAGGCT
It encodes:
- the LOC119302595 gene encoding polygalacturonate 4-alpha-galacturonosyltransferase-like, with amino-acid sequence MASPKRLPYSSAGAGGGGGARRGSGALPPVVVLVFLFVLAPSIFFVVRSGGHVHVASDPKGADGNQETDSQEQLATNNLKSVLSKEVIDAIAASQQETGTLNLDFFRDHPSPSWKTDDLVDHKMNTNLVVDDKAKTQNSSAEHVPLIYKAPKDGSDGHQVDTAAKIARRKLREIRREKRAMDLVRKDDEALVKLENAAIERSKVVDSAVLGKYSIWRKENENENSDSTVRLMRDQIIMARVYSVLAKSKNKHGLYQELQSRIKESHRAVGEATADADLHRSAPDRMRAMGQVLTKAREELYDCKVISQRLRAMLQSADEQVRSLKKQSTFLSQLAAKTIPNSIHCLSMRLTIDYYLLPVEKRKFPRSENLENPELYHYALFSDNVLAASVVVNSTIMNAKEPEKHVFHLVTDKLNFGAMNMWFLLNPPGKATIHVENVDEFKWLNSSYCPVLRQLESAAMKEFYFKADRPTTLSAGSSNLKYRNPKYLSMLNHLRFYLPEIYPKLDKILFLDDDIVVQKDLTGLWDVDLNGMVNGAVFTCGESFHRFDKYLNFSNPHIARNFDPNACGWAYGMNIFDLKQWKNKDITGIYHKWQTMNEDRVLWKLGTLPPGLMTFYKLTHPLDKSWHVLGLGYNPSIDRSEIDNAAVAHYNGNMKPWLELAMTKYRPYWTRYIKYDHPYIRGCNLSE